A single Xylanimonas cellulosilytica DSM 15894 DNA region contains:
- a CDS encoding penicillin-binding protein, with product MATSGRRQATRRRGLWNYPRRGKGPIHRWVPSWRIVVGMFVGVVALGTGTLAAAWVTTTVPDNLGDITHQTTTIFFSDGETEIGRLGARRQLVRLEDLPSYVGDAVVASEDATFWTNPGVDPRGFARALWNNLRGQPTQGGSTLTMQYIERTRTDAVSDVVGKFREAIMAVQVTQSTPKEDILEAYLNTIYWGRGVFGVEAAAQAYFGKPASELTLSEAAMLAGIIPSPNNWDPGVNEERARTRWHRNINRMYSQGLITAEQRAEAEFPEFLPRPTATNTLGGQAGFLVNEVIRELSDTDAFRDRPEQLRTRGLHIVTTIDPVLQDAAVAVAQSAFEGDHPADPDALSVSLASMDPETGEIRALFGGLDYLERQFNTATRGSAQAGSTFKPFTLIAALEDGRSLGERFDGRSQRVIPGWDPANGNQGPRNFGGRHFGSIDLVDAMADSVNTVFAQLNVEVGPERTVEVAHRLGIPESVDIPAVPSNVLGPSSVSVLDLATAYSTIANGGDRVTPHVVREVRELDGTLVHTGPTARTPEFDPQVMAAATHTLEQTVENGSGRTARELRGLNGERRPAAGKTGTSNGNVSSWFAGFVPQLVTVVGLQQERDGRLEPIEPFGQWANHRTGMTGSTFPARAWTDFMHVATEGMEVQAFPSYTPTRTARPVETPVEEPVEEPEYGDADDEQADPHAGWVTVPDGLAGQSVGQVTGTLSGLGLQSRVEVVESTQPEGTVLGVTPSGTPVPPGSTVTVRVSGGPPEPAPAPPPAPPAGGGNGGNGGNGSNGGNGGNGPGGTDDVDADDATGGTEA from the coding sequence GTGGCCACCTCAGGCAGACGCCAGGCGACCCGTCGTCGCGGGTTGTGGAACTACCCGCGCCGTGGCAAGGGTCCGATCCACCGCTGGGTGCCGTCGTGGCGCATCGTCGTCGGCATGTTCGTCGGCGTCGTCGCGCTCGGCACCGGCACGCTCGCCGCGGCCTGGGTGACGACGACGGTGCCGGACAACCTCGGCGACATCACGCACCAGACGACGACGATCTTCTTCTCCGACGGCGAGACGGAGATCGGCCGGCTGGGCGCCCGCCGCCAGCTCGTCCGCCTCGAGGACCTGCCGAGCTACGTCGGCGACGCCGTCGTCGCCTCGGAGGACGCGACCTTCTGGACCAACCCCGGCGTCGACCCGCGCGGGTTCGCCCGCGCGCTGTGGAACAACCTGCGAGGGCAGCCCACCCAGGGCGGCTCCACGCTGACGATGCAGTACATCGAGCGCACCCGGACCGACGCGGTCTCGGACGTCGTGGGCAAGTTCCGCGAGGCGATCATGGCCGTCCAGGTCACGCAGAGCACGCCCAAGGAGGACATCCTCGAGGCGTACCTCAACACCATCTACTGGGGCCGCGGCGTCTTCGGGGTCGAGGCCGCGGCGCAGGCGTACTTCGGCAAGCCCGCCAGCGAGCTGACGCTGTCCGAGGCGGCGATGCTCGCGGGCATCATCCCCTCGCCCAACAACTGGGACCCGGGCGTCAACGAGGAGCGTGCCCGCACGCGCTGGCACCGCAACATCAACCGCATGTACAGCCAAGGGCTCATCACCGCGGAGCAGCGCGCCGAGGCGGAGTTCCCGGAGTTCCTGCCCCGCCCGACGGCGACCAACACCCTCGGCGGGCAGGCGGGCTTCCTGGTCAACGAGGTCATCCGCGAGCTCTCCGACACCGACGCGTTCCGTGACCGCCCCGAGCAGCTGCGCACGCGCGGGCTGCACATCGTCACCACGATCGACCCGGTGCTCCAGGACGCGGCGGTCGCCGTCGCGCAGTCGGCGTTCGAGGGGGACCATCCCGCGGACCCCGACGCGCTGTCGGTGAGCCTGGCGTCGATGGACCCGGAGACGGGCGAGATCCGCGCCCTGTTCGGCGGGCTGGACTACCTGGAGCGGCAGTTCAACACCGCGACCCGGGGCAGCGCGCAGGCGGGCTCGACGTTCAAGCCGTTCACGCTCATCGCGGCGCTCGAGGACGGGCGCTCCCTCGGCGAGCGGTTCGACGGGCGCAGCCAGCGGGTCATCCCGGGCTGGGACCCGGCGAACGGGAACCAGGGCCCGCGGAACTTCGGCGGGCGGCACTTCGGCAGCATCGACCTGGTCGACGCGATGGCGGACTCGGTCAACACCGTCTTCGCGCAGCTCAACGTCGAGGTCGGTCCGGAGCGCACCGTCGAGGTCGCGCACCGGCTCGGCATCCCGGAGTCCGTCGACATCCCCGCCGTGCCGTCGAACGTGCTCGGCCCGTCCAGCGTGAGCGTGCTGGACCTGGCGACGGCGTACTCGACCATCGCGAACGGTGGCGACCGCGTCACCCCCCACGTCGTGCGCGAGGTGCGCGAGCTGGACGGCACGCTGGTCCACACCGGCCCGACGGCGCGCACGCCCGAGTTCGACCCGCAGGTCATGGCGGCCGCCACGCACACCCTCGAGCAGACCGTCGAGAACGGCTCCGGGCGTACCGCACGCGAGCTGCGGGGGCTGAACGGCGAGCGTCGTCCGGCCGCCGGCAAGACCGGCACCTCGAACGGGAACGTCTCGTCGTGGTTCGCCGGGTTCGTGCCGCAGCTCGTCACCGTCGTCGGGCTGCAGCAGGAGCGCGACGGCCGGCTGGAGCCGATCGAGCCGTTCGGGCAGTGGGCCAACCACCGCACGGGCATGACGGGCAGCACGTTCCCGGCCCGGGCGTGGACCGACTTCATGCACGTCGCGACCGAGGGCATGGAGGTCCAGGCCTTCCCGTCCTACACCCCGACGCGCACCGCACGGCCGGTGGAGACGCCGGTCGAGGAGCCGGTCGAGGAGCCGGAGTACGGAGACGCCGACGACGAGCAGGCCGACCCGCACGCGGGCTGGGTCACGGTGCCCGACGGCCTGGCCGGGCAGTCGGTGGGCCAGGTGACCGGCACGCTCTCCGGTCTCGGGCTGCAGTCCCGCGTCGAGGTCGTCGAGTCCACCCAGCCCGAGGGGACCGTCCTCGGTGTCACGCCGAGCGGTACCCCGGTGCCGCCGGGGTCGACGGTCACCGTCCGGGTCTCAGGCGGCCCGCCGGAGCCCGCCCCCGCGCCCCCGCCCGCACCGCCGGCCGGCGGTGGGAACGGTGGGAACGGTGGGAATGGCAGCAACGGCGGGAACGGCGGCAACGGCCCCGGCGGTACCGACGACGTCGATGCGGACGACGCCACGGGCGGCACCGAGGCGTGA
- a CDS encoding transglycosylase domain-containing protein, protein MAATGSARRPAKGARRFFNYPRRGKGPIHRWIPSWRVVVGAFLGFFALGAGVAVAAYASTAIPEGLDSINNQVTTIYYSDGVTELTTIQNETRIKVGLANLPPYVADAVIASEDSTFRTNSGVDPRGLARALWTNLTTGARQGGSTLTQQYVERTLTDSETSYLGKVREMIIAVKVTRSVPKDEILQSYLNTIYWGRNVNGIGAAAQAYFAKPAEELTLSEAALLAGIIPSPNRWDPGVNVDQAERRWNRVLNRMLDQGLISAAERAEAVFPEHFMPRPEPSNSLGGQTGYIVRMIENEIGDMEPFRDDRLRTRGLKIVTTIDKPLQDQAAAIAATAYEGDNPADPRLRIGLVSMDPATGELRAVYGGTDYIAKEAPGGQFNFAMQGGAQGGSTFKPFTLLGALEDGHQLNERFDGQSQMPLPGWGDGKGPRNFNGINYYNLDLVEATAESVNSVYAQLNMAIGPQRLVDVAHELGIPDPVKDPANPTQKEKLTPGWIDANNANVLGTATVRPVDLATAYATLANGGSRVTPHVVRQVTDLEESLIYTGPTNPTRTSFDPNNIAAVTYALTHVVTDGSGRTAQELNRPVAGKTGTSNDNKSAWFAGYVPQMVTVVGLMQEDESGNVVDISPFGQWAGKTITGSTFPVRAWTDFMKVALDGAPVMEFPAYTPPRPLPSPTPSEEETPTDEPTEEAEPVDPQAGWAEVPRNLTGRDIAKVTQTLEKLGLKVRPSPVDSDQRKGTVLAVSGEGSTVPPGSTITVDVSTGRSASGGEDPTPDPTPEDTSTPEPSETATQEPSPDPTQSPPADAADPALPGLPVVPGTDD, encoded by the coding sequence GTGGCAGCCACAGGGAGCGCACGCCGTCCGGCGAAGGGCGCTCGCAGGTTCTTCAACTACCCGCGACGGGGCAAGGGCCCCATCCACCGCTGGATCCCGTCCTGGCGCGTCGTCGTCGGCGCGTTCCTCGGGTTCTTCGCGCTCGGTGCGGGCGTGGCGGTCGCCGCCTACGCGTCGACGGCGATCCCCGAGGGCCTCGACTCGATCAACAACCAGGTCACGACCATCTACTACTCGGACGGCGTCACCGAGCTCACGACGATCCAGAACGAGACCCGCATCAAGGTCGGCCTGGCCAACCTGCCCCCCTACGTCGCCGACGCCGTCATCGCCTCCGAGGACTCGACCTTCCGCACCAACTCGGGAGTCGATCCGCGTGGCCTGGCCCGTGCGCTGTGGACCAACCTGACCACGGGCGCCCGCCAGGGCGGTTCGACGCTGACGCAGCAGTACGTCGAGCGCACCCTGACCGACTCCGAGACGAGCTACCTCGGCAAGGTCCGCGAGATGATCATCGCGGTCAAGGTGACGCGGTCGGTGCCGAAGGACGAGATCCTTCAGAGCTACCTCAACACCATCTACTGGGGCCGCAACGTCAACGGCATCGGCGCGGCCGCGCAGGCCTACTTCGCGAAGCCGGCCGAGGAGCTGACGCTCTCCGAGGCAGCCCTGCTCGCGGGCATCATCCCGTCGCCCAACAGGTGGGACCCGGGCGTCAACGTGGACCAGGCCGAGCGCCGTTGGAACCGCGTGCTGAACCGCATGCTCGATCAGGGGTTGATCAGCGCGGCGGAGCGTGCCGAGGCCGTCTTCCCCGAGCACTTCATGCCGCGCCCCGAGCCGTCCAACTCCCTGGGCGGGCAGACCGGCTACATCGTGCGCATGATCGAGAACGAGATCGGCGACATGGAGCCGTTCCGCGACGACCGCCTGCGCACCCGGGGCCTGAAGATCGTCACCACGATCGACAAGCCGCTGCAGGACCAGGCGGCCGCCATCGCCGCGACGGCCTACGAGGGCGACAACCCCGCCGACCCGCGGCTGCGGATCGGCCTGGTGTCGATGGATCCCGCGACAGGTGAGCTGCGTGCCGTCTACGGCGGCACGGACTACATCGCGAAGGAGGCGCCGGGCGGCCAGTTCAACTTCGCCATGCAGGGCGGCGCGCAGGGCGGCTCGACCTTCAAGCCGTTCACGCTGCTCGGCGCCCTCGAGGACGGCCACCAGCTCAACGAGCGGTTCGACGGCCAGAGCCAGATGCCGCTGCCGGGCTGGGGCGACGGGAAGGGACCCCGCAACTTCAACGGGATCAACTACTACAACCTCGACCTCGTGGAGGCTACGGCGGAGTCGGTCAACTCGGTCTATGCGCAGCTCAACATGGCGATCGGGCCGCAGCGCCTCGTGGACGTCGCGCACGAGCTCGGCATCCCGGACCCGGTGAAGGACCCCGCGAACCCGACGCAGAAGGAGAAGCTGACGCCGGGCTGGATCGACGCCAACAACGCGAACGTGCTCGGTACCGCGACGGTGCGCCCGGTGGACCTCGCGACGGCGTACGCGACGCTCGCGAACGGTGGCTCCCGCGTCACCCCGCACGTGGTGCGGCAGGTGACCGACCTGGAGGAGAGCCTCATCTACACCGGGCCGACCAACCCCACCCGCACGTCGTTCGACCCGAACAACATCGCGGCCGTCACCTATGCGCTGACCCACGTCGTCACCGACGGCTCGGGCCGGACCGCGCAGGAGCTGAACCGTCCGGTGGCCGGCAAGACCGGTACCTCGAACGACAACAAGTCGGCCTGGTTCGCCGGGTACGTGCCACAGATGGTCACCGTCGTCGGCCTCATGCAGGAGGACGAGTCCGGCAACGTCGTGGACATCTCGCCGTTCGGGCAGTGGGCGGGCAAGACCATCACCGGCAGCACCTTCCCGGTGCGCGCCTGGACCGACTTCATGAAGGTGGCCCTCGACGGCGCCCCCGTCATGGAGTTCCCGGCGTACACGCCGCCGCGCCCGTTGCCGTCGCCGACCCCGTCGGAGGAGGAGACCCCGACGGACGAGCCGACCGAAGAGGCTGAACCCGTCGACCCGCAGGCTGGGTGGGCCGAGGTGCCCCGGAACCTCACGGGCCGCGACATCGCCAAGGTGACCCAGACGCTCGAGAAGCTCGGGCTGAAGGTCCGGCCGAGCCCGGTCGACTCCGACCAGCGGAAGGGGACCGTGCTCGCGGTGTCGGGCGAGGGCAGCACCGTGCCCCCGGGCTCCACCATCACCGTGGACGTCTCCACCGGCCGCAGCGCGTCCGGCGGCGAGGACCCGACGCCGGACCCGACGCCCGAGGACACCTCGACCCCGGAGCCGTCGGAGACCGCGACCCAGGAGCCTTCCCCGGACCCGACGCAGTCGCCGCCGGCGGACGCGGCGGATCCGGCACTGCCGGGACTGCCGGTGGTGCCAGGAACCGACGACTGA
- a CDS encoding PadR family transcriptional regulator — protein sequence MRSRSTVLETAVLGLLSSSPLHGYELRKRLALLLGPFRAFSYGTLYPALRSLQERGLIATTEPAPAGAGGPRTAAARRNAGLEPVPPLSGRRGRIVYELTAEGKEHLQSVLSSSGPAAWEDENFDVRFALFAQTDADTRLRILEGRRTRLTEKLEAVKESAARTRERLDEYTLELQRHGLEQVEREVRWLDDLITQERGRVTRDPRKNQKERG from the coding sequence GTGCGCAGTCGCTCGACCGTGCTCGAGACCGCCGTCCTCGGCCTGCTCAGCTCGTCGCCGCTGCACGGGTACGAGCTGCGCAAGCGGCTCGCTCTCCTGCTCGGCCCGTTCCGGGCCTTCAGCTACGGCACGCTCTACCCGGCGCTGCGCTCCCTGCAAGAACGTGGCCTCATCGCGACGACGGAGCCCGCCCCGGCGGGTGCCGGCGGCCCGCGCACCGCGGCCGCACGCCGCAACGCCGGCCTGGAACCCGTGCCCCCGCTGTCCGGCCGCCGCGGCCGTATCGTCTACGAGCTCACGGCTGAGGGCAAGGAGCACCTCCAGTCCGTGCTGTCCTCCAGCGGCCCTGCCGCCTGGGAGGACGAGAACTTCGACGTCCGCTTCGCGCTCTTCGCGCAGACCGACGCCGACACCCGCCTGCGGATCCTCGAGGGCCGGCGTACCCGGCTCACCGAGAAGCTGGAGGCGGTCAAGGAGTCCGCAGCTCGCACCCGTGAGCGGCTCGACGAGTACACGCTCGAGCTGCAACGTCACGGGCTCGAGCAGGTCGAGCGCGAGGTGCGCTGGCTGGACGACCTCATCACCCAGGAGCGGGGCCGCGTGACGCGCGACCCCCGAAAGAATCAGAAGGAGCGAGGATGA
- a CDS encoding inositol-3-phosphate synthase yields the protein MTSIRVAIVGVGNCASSLVQGVHYYRDADPAGKVPGLMHVQFGDYHVSDLEFVAAFDVDAKKVGFDLAEAIYASENNTIKIADVPPTGVIVQRGPTNDGLGDYYSATIQESDAEPVDVVQALKDAKVDVLVSYLPVGSEIADKFYAQCAIDAGVAFVNALPVFIASDPEWAAKFEAAGVPIVGDDIKSQVGATITHRVLARLFEDRGVILDRTYQLNVGGNMDFKNMLQRDRLESKKVSKTQAVTSNLHDGPLAGKKDDRNVHIGPSDYVAWLDDRKWAYVRLEGRAFGEVPLNLEYKLEVWDSPNSAGIIIDAVRAAKIAKDRGIGGPILSASTYFMKSPPVQMEDTEGRVQLEAFIRGDIER from the coding sequence ATGACCTCCATCCGCGTCGCCATCGTTGGCGTCGGTAACTGCGCATCGTCCCTGGTCCAGGGCGTGCACTACTACCGAGACGCCGACCCGGCAGGCAAGGTCCCCGGCCTCATGCACGTGCAGTTCGGCGACTACCACGTGTCGGACCTCGAGTTCGTGGCGGCTTTCGACGTCGACGCGAAGAAGGTCGGTTTCGACCTCGCCGAGGCCATCTACGCCTCGGAGAACAACACCATCAAGATCGCCGACGTCCCGCCGACCGGCGTGATCGTCCAGCGCGGCCCGACGAACGACGGCCTGGGCGACTACTACTCCGCGACGATCCAGGAGTCGGACGCCGAGCCGGTCGACGTCGTGCAGGCGCTCAAGGACGCGAAGGTCGACGTGCTCGTCTCCTACCTGCCGGTGGGATCCGAGATCGCGGACAAGTTCTACGCGCAGTGCGCGATCGACGCGGGCGTCGCCTTCGTCAACGCGCTGCCGGTCTTCATCGCCTCCGACCCCGAGTGGGCCGCGAAGTTCGAGGCCGCCGGCGTCCCGATCGTGGGCGACGACATCAAGTCGCAGGTCGGCGCGACCATCACGCACCGCGTGCTCGCCCGCCTGTTCGAGGACCGCGGCGTCATCCTCGACCGGACGTACCAGCTCAACGTCGGCGGCAACATGGACTTCAAGAACATGCTGCAGCGCGACCGGCTCGAGTCGAAGAAGGTCTCGAAGACGCAGGCCGTCACCTCGAACCTGCACGACGGCCCGCTGGCCGGCAAGAAGGACGACCGCAACGTCCACATCGGCCCGTCGGACTACGTCGCCTGGCTCGACGACCGCAAGTGGGCGTACGTGCGCCTCGAGGGTCGCGCGTTCGGCGAGGTGCCCCTGAACCTGGAGTACAAGCTCGAGGTGTGGGACTCCCCCAACTCGGCCGGCATCATCATCGACGCCGTCCGCGCCGCGAAGATCGCCAAGGACCGCGGCATCGGCGGCCCGATCCTGTCGGCGTCGACGTACTTCATGAAGTCCCCGCCGGTCCAGATGGAGGACACCGAGGGCCGCGTCCAGCTCGAGGCCTTCATCCGCGGTGACATCGAGCGCTGA
- a CDS encoding DHA2 family efflux MFS transporter permease subunit, translating into MDIPATAVHEHRAPDAASQRLPRAHFTAIALLLASTFVVILNETTMSVALPPIMADFGVTAATGQWLTTVFMLTMAVVIPATGFLLNRYGTRFSYLLAMALFTAGTALAVVAPAFGILVLARVVQATGTAIMMPLLMTTVMNLVPPRRRGKVMGNVSLVISAAPALGPTLSGAVLGPLGWRGVFGVVLPISIASLVVGAVLIRDVSEREHKRLDVTSLLLAAVAFGGLVYGLSSLGEAVAGDVPVPPAVPLAVGAAFLGLFVWRQLALQRVDDALLDLRVFASRGFSTGLGTLAVAMLAMFGSFIVLPLVLQRALGLEPLVTGLLVLPGGLLMGLLGPVVGNLYDRVGPRPLVIPGLALATVAFVGLAAVQPSTAWWFVLAAHVVLSLGLALMFTPLFTTALGSLTPHLYSHGSAAVGTVQQLAGAAGTAMFIALLTARSTSLADAGAHPAVALTGGARLAFLVGAAVMAASAILAVTLRKPEMSDDVPVTH; encoded by the coding sequence ATGGACATCCCCGCCACCGCGGTGCACGAGCATCGCGCCCCGGACGCCGCGTCACAGCGGCTGCCACGCGCGCACTTCACCGCGATCGCGCTGCTGCTCGCCTCGACGTTCGTCGTCATCCTCAACGAGACCACCATGAGCGTGGCGCTGCCGCCGATCATGGCGGACTTCGGGGTCACGGCGGCGACGGGGCAGTGGCTGACCACCGTGTTCATGCTGACGATGGCCGTGGTCATCCCCGCGACGGGATTCCTGCTCAACCGGTACGGGACGCGGTTCTCCTACCTGCTGGCGATGGCGCTGTTCACGGCCGGCACCGCGCTGGCCGTCGTCGCACCCGCGTTCGGCATCCTCGTCCTCGCGCGCGTGGTGCAGGCGACCGGCACGGCCATCATGATGCCGCTGCTCATGACGACGGTGATGAACCTGGTGCCGCCCCGCCGCCGGGGCAAGGTCATGGGCAACGTGTCGCTCGTCATCTCGGCCGCTCCGGCCCTCGGCCCCACCCTGTCCGGCGCGGTGCTCGGACCGCTCGGCTGGCGCGGCGTCTTCGGCGTCGTGCTGCCGATCTCCATCGCCTCGCTGGTGGTCGGTGCGGTGCTCATCCGGGACGTCTCCGAGCGCGAGCACAAGCGGCTCGACGTGACGTCGCTGCTGCTCGCGGCGGTGGCGTTCGGCGGGCTCGTGTACGGGCTGTCCTCGCTCGGCGAGGCCGTGGCGGGTGACGTGCCGGTGCCGCCGGCCGTGCCGCTCGCCGTGGGCGCCGCGTTCCTCGGGCTGTTCGTGTGGCGTCAGCTCGCGCTGCAGCGCGTCGACGACGCGCTGCTCGACCTGCGCGTCTTCGCGTCGCGCGGGTTCTCCACCGGTCTGGGGACGCTGGCCGTCGCGATGCTCGCGATGTTCGGCTCGTTCATCGTGCTGCCCCTGGTGCTGCAGCGTGCGCTCGGCCTCGAACCGCTGGTCACCGGGCTGCTGGTGCTGCCCGGCGGCCTGCTGATGGGTCTGCTGGGGCCCGTGGTCGGCAACCTGTACGACCGGGTGGGTCCGCGGCCGCTGGTGATCCCCGGGCTCGCGCTCGCGACCGTGGCGTTCGTGGGCCTGGCGGCCGTGCAGCCGTCCACCGCGTGGTGGTTCGTCCTGGCCGCGCACGTCGTCCTGAGCCTCGGGCTGGCGCTGATGTTCACGCCGCTGTTCACGACGGCGCTCGGCTCGCTCACCCCGCACCTGTACTCGCACGGCTCGGCCGCGGTGGGCACGGTCCAGCAGCTCGCGGGCGCCGCCGGCACGGCGATGTTCATCGCCCTGCTCACGGCGCGCTCGACGTCGCTGGCCGACGCCGGTGCGCATCCCGCCGTCGCGCTCACGGGCGGGGCGCGCCTCGCGTTCCTCGTCGGGGCCGCGGTCATGGCGGCGTCGGCGATCCTCGCGGTCACGCTCCGCAAGCCGGAGATGTCCGACGACGTTCCCGTCACCCACTGA
- a CDS encoding CCA tRNA nucleotidyltransferase, producing MSTPEQDLLLRALRTLTSMAPAAIELGTLFQAAGHELALVGGPVRDAFLGRASNDLDFATSATPDQTQELLARWGDAHWDIGKEFGTIGARRFGRGEQAADVVVEVTTYRTDEYDPASRKPVVAFGDTLDGDLSRRDFTVNAMAVRLPDLTFVDPFDGLGDLARGVLRTPIAPERSFDDDPLRMMRAARFAAQLGFTVEAGTLAAIVAMAGRIEIVSAERVQAELSKLLLADKPRRGLEVLVDTGLAEHVLPELPALRLEIDEHHRHKDVYQHTLTVLEQAIAQETGPDGPVPGPDLVLRLASLLHDVGKPATRRFEPGGGVSFHHHEVVGAKLVARRLKALKYEKQVVKDVARLVELHLRFHGYGDPSGGADGPGRSGGGAAWTDSAVRRYVTDAGPLLERLHRLTRADSTTRNRRKAQRLADAYTDLERRIDALRAQEEIDAIRPDLDGTQIMAILGIPPSREVGQAYQHLLALRMEHGPLGPERAEAELRAWWDARG from the coding sequence GTGTCGACCCCAGAGCAGGACCTGCTGCTACGTGCCCTGCGCACCCTGACGTCCATGGCCCCCGCCGCGATCGAGCTGGGGACGCTGTTCCAGGCCGCCGGGCACGAGCTCGCGCTCGTCGGCGGCCCGGTGCGCGACGCGTTCCTGGGCCGGGCGAGCAACGACCTCGACTTCGCGACGTCGGCGACGCCCGACCAGACGCAGGAGCTGCTGGCGCGCTGGGGCGACGCGCACTGGGACATCGGCAAGGAGTTCGGCACCATCGGCGCCCGCCGGTTCGGGCGCGGGGAGCAGGCGGCCGACGTCGTCGTCGAGGTCACCACCTACCGCACCGACGAGTACGACCCCGCCTCGCGCAAGCCTGTCGTCGCGTTCGGGGACACGCTCGACGGCGACCTGTCCCGCCGCGACTTCACCGTCAACGCCATGGCGGTGCGGCTGCCGGACCTGACCTTCGTGGACCCGTTCGACGGGCTGGGCGACCTGGCCCGCGGGGTGCTGCGCACGCCCATCGCCCCCGAGCGGTCGTTCGACGACGACCCGCTGCGCATGATGCGCGCCGCACGGTTCGCCGCGCAGCTCGGCTTCACGGTCGAGGCGGGCACGCTCGCTGCGATCGTCGCGATGGCGGGCCGCATCGAGATCGTGTCCGCGGAGCGGGTGCAGGCCGAGCTGTCCAAGCTGCTGCTGGCCGACAAGCCGCGCCGCGGCCTCGAGGTGCTCGTCGACACCGGGCTCGCCGAGCACGTGCTGCCCGAGCTGCCCGCGCTGCGGCTCGAGATCGACGAGCACCACCGCCACAAGGACGTCTACCAGCACACCCTCACCGTGCTGGAGCAGGCGATCGCGCAGGAGACCGGGCCTGACGGGCCCGTGCCGGGCCCCGACCTGGTGCTGCGGCTGGCGTCGCTGCTGCACGACGTCGGCAAGCCGGCCACGCGACGCTTCGAACCGGGCGGCGGCGTCTCGTTCCACCACCACGAGGTGGTCGGCGCCAAGCTCGTCGCGCGGCGGCTCAAGGCGCTCAAGTACGAGAAGCAGGTGGTCAAGGACGTCGCCCGGCTCGTGGAGCTGCACCTGCGCTTCCACGGCTACGGCGACCCCTCTGGCGGTGCGGACGGGCCGGGCCGGTCTGGCGGTGGTGCGGCGTGGACCGACTCGGCCGTGCGCCGCTACGTCACCGACGCCGGCCCGCTGCTGGAGCGCCTGCACCGCCTCACGCGCGCCGACTCCACCACGCGCAACCGGCGCAAGGCCCAGCGCCTCGCGGACGCGTACACGGACCTGGAGCGGCGCATCGACGCCCTGCGCGCCCAGGAGGAGATCGACGCCATCCGCCCCGACCTGGACGGCACCCAGATCATGGCGATCCTCGGCATCCCTCCGAGCCGCGAGGTGGGCCAGGCCTACCAGCATCTCCTGGCCCTGCGCATGGAGCACGGCCCGCTCGGCCCCGAGCGGGCGGAGGCGGAGCTGCGCGCCTGGTGGGACGCGCGCGGCTGA
- a CDS encoding NUDIX hydrolase, producing the protein MHAVATTGDERDPRPPSPPVPPGGSPLRVDPARLRPSPGAAPGAGGGLAPLPAPAAHSGHLPVVEETSAGGVVVRPADDGEDGPQAAVIVRRNRAGRLEWCLPKGHLEGVETPQQAAIREVREETGIVGVIRTTLGVIDYWFSGETRRVHKVVHHYLLSMTGGRLTVEDDPDGEAEDAFWVPVSALPDRLSYPNEQRLAVVARQLLTQSPGLVTPEPTP; encoded by the coding sequence ATGCATGCGGTGGCGACGACGGGCGACGAGCGAGATCCCCGCCCTCCGTCTCCCCCGGTGCCGCCGGGAGGTAGCCCGCTGCGCGTCGACCCGGCCAGGCTCCGCCCCTCCCCCGGTGCCGCGCCTGGCGCGGGCGGCGGCCTCGCGCCGCTCCCCGCACCCGCCGCGCACTCGGGTCATCTGCCGGTGGTCGAGGAGACGTCCGCGGGCGGCGTCGTCGTGCGCCCTGCCGACGACGGCGAGGACGGGCCGCAGGCCGCGGTGATCGTCCGGCGGAACCGGGCCGGACGCCTGGAGTGGTGCCTGCCCAAGGGCCACCTCGAAGGGGTCGAGACCCCCCAGCAGGCGGCGATCCGCGAGGTGCGCGAGGAGACCGGCATCGTCGGGGTGATCCGCACGACGCTCGGCGTCATCGACTACTGGTTCTCCGGCGAGACCCGGCGCGTCCACAAGGTGGTGCACCACTACCTGCTGTCCATGACGGGCGGGCGACTCACGGTCGAGGACGACCCCGACGGCGAGGCCGAGGACGCCTTCTGGGTGCCCGTCAGTGCGCTCCCCGACCGGCTCTCGTACCCCAACGAGCAGCGGCTCGCCGTCGTCGCGCGCCAGCTGCTCACCCAGTCCCCGGGCCTGGTGACGCCCGAGCCGACCCCATGA